One genomic segment of Hydra vulgaris chromosome 14, alternate assembly HydraT2T_AEP includes these proteins:
- the LOC136090992 gene encoding uncharacterized protein LOC136090992, with protein sequence MASKNENIMEEKFKEQESSLLKILSGNAAIQNHKMDKNLHSIENITNQDRNGRNNIRIDGVRENEKETWDQIEKKVQQIFNDQLKISNIIIERAHRIERRFNVEKIKNKPRTIILKLLNYKDKENILENAKMLKDTGNFINEDFSFKTNKIRRELSGKMKIERNAGKYAVIEHDKLIVSQFDLKAK encoded by the exons ATGGcaagtaaaaatgaaaatataatggAGGAAAAGTTCAAAGAGCAAGAAAGTTcgcttttaaagatattatcAGGAAATGCTGCGATTCAAAATCACAAAATGGACAAAAATCTACATtcaatagaaaatataacaaacc AAGATAGGAATGGAAGAAATAATATTAGAATTGACGGTGTAcgagaaaatgaaaaagaaacatgggatcaaattgaaaaaaaagttcaacaaatatttaatgatcagttaaaaataagtaacataATTATTGAAAGAGCGCACCGTATCGAAAGACGCTTTAACGtagagaaaataaagaataaacccAGAACAATCATACTCAAGTTGCTAAACtataaagacaaagaaaatattttggaaaatgcAAAGATGCTAAAAGATACAggtaattttattaatgaagatttttcatttaaaactaacaaaataagaCGCGAATTAAGTGGAAAGATGAAGATTGAGCGTAACGCCGGAAAATATGCCGTTATTGAGCACGATAAGTTAATAGTGAGCCAGTTTGATTTAAAAgctaaataa